In Astatotilapia calliptera chromosome 23, fAstCal1.2, whole genome shotgun sequence, a genomic segment contains:
- the LOC113016804 gene encoding vitamin D3 hydroxylase-associated protein-like isoform X1: protein MIYSPRTKTKTTQNTEPFIKRVKMDNWTAALLTGVACIVGYLVVRVKKINSLRQAEEKIQRARNRRDESLQRAEQAVLRYKQSHPTTDSAFILTLSLSELTQQLKEGSLTPEDVLYSYMEKTLAVNQKLNCCTEILLESLDQLTTVGSNKDGLLYGVPVSIKENLAFKNHDCSCGVIINLDQPAEKDSVLVQVLKKQGAIPFVKTNLPQGLLSCDCSNPIYGQTVNPHNPQKTSGGSTGGEGALIGGGGSLLGIGTDLGGSIRIPASFCGICGFKPTAGRLRWVSFSQFPGKLLYIAEKNFYLTFCVMISSQGVCPTYRGQKSVLSSPGPMARDVDSLALCMQALLCDHMFSLDPTVPPLPFNMERYRTTKPLRIGCLENDGYMHPSPSMARGVREVKALLEQAGHTLVPYHPLKMDEIFPELMVKGFLADGGTSLLTKLKGGPEDPCLKGQFHRYRLPKWYKTIHSFLLKSKSPRVSANMRALCGVRSVPELWKQHAAVEDYIQETIAHWRSCNIDVLLCPVIGPAYNLFYCSKIPTAISYTVVYNLLNFPAGVVTVSTVTAKDEEELKHYKGCYQDMWDKLFKEAVTGGEGLPVAVQCVALPWQDELCLRLMKEVEQLVKQSKK, encoded by the exons ATGATTTACAGCCCCAGGACAAAGACGAAAACCACGCAGAACACTGAACCATTTATTAAGAGAGTGAAGATGGACAACTGGACAGCGGCTCTGCTCACTGGTGTTGCCTGCATTGTGGGATACCTGGTTGTGCGGGTGAAAAAGATCAACAGCCTCCGACAGGCAGAGGAAAAGATACAGAGAGCCAGAAACAGGAGAGATGAGAGCTTGCAGCGGGCAGAGCAGGCGGTGCTCCGGTACAAACAGTCG CATCCGACAACCGACTCTGCTTTCATCCTGACACTCTCCCTGTCTGAGCTGACACAGCAGCTAAAGGAAGGCTCACTTACCCCCGAGGATGTGCTTTACTCTTACATGGAAAAG ACTCTGGCTGTAAACCAAAAGCTGAACTGCTGCACTGAAATTTTGCTGGAGAGTTTGGACCAGCTGACAACTGTTGGCTCCAACAAGGATGGTCTCTTGTACGGAGTTCCAGTTAGCATTAAAGAAAATCTTGCATTTAAG AATCATGACTGTTCTTGTGGTGTGATCATTAACCTGGACCAGCCCGCTGAAAAGGACAGTGTGCTTGTTCAAGTCCTGAAGAAACAAGGAGCTATTCCCTTTGTGAAAACCAACTTGCCTCAAGGTCTTTTGAG CTGTGACTGCAGTAATCCTATTTACGGGCAGACTGTGAACCCTCATAACCCCCAGAAGACCTCTGGAGGTTCAACTGGTGGGGAGGGGGCTCTCATCGGGGGAGGGGGCTCCCTGCTTGGTATAGGCACTGATCTAGGTGGCAGTATCCGTATTCCTGCATCCTTCTGTGGAATCTGTGGTTTCAAACCAACAGCGGGTCGGCTCAGGTGGGTCTCATTCAGTCAGTTTCCTGGAAAATTATTATACATTGCTGAGAAAAACTTTTATCTCACCTTTTGTGTAATGATTAGTTCACAGGGAGTTTGTCCAACTTATAGAGGGCAAAAGTCAG TGCTATCTTCACCTGGACCCATGGCAAGAGATGTGGACAGCCTGGCTCTGTGCATGCAGGCACTTCTTTGTGACCACATGTTTTCTTTGGACCCCACTGTTCCACCATTACCTTTTAACATGGAG AGATACAGAACCACCAAACCTCTAAGGATTGGTTGTTTGGAAAACGATGGCTACATGCATCCATCTCCAAGCATGGCCCGAGGCGTTAGAGAGGTGAAAGCTCTGTTAGAGCAAGCAGGACACACA TTGGTCCCTTACCATCCACTGAAGATGGATGAAATTTTCCCTGAACTAATGGTAAAGGGTTTTTTAGCAGATGGAGGTACCAGCCTGTTAACCAAAct GAAGGGGGGACCCGAGGACCCTTGTCTGAAGGGACAGTTTCATCGTTACCGTCTTCCTAAGTGGTATAAGACAATCCATTCATTTCTGCTCAAATCTAAG TCTCCTCGTGTCTCTGCCAACATGAGGGCTCTTTGTGGAGTTCG ATCTGTTCCTGAGCTGTGGAagcaacatgctgctgttgag GACTACATTCAAGAGACAATAGCACATTGGAGGAGCTGCAACATCGATGTACTGCTGTGCCCTGTGATTGGACCAGCCTACAACTTGTTTTACTGTAGCAAAATTCCAA cTGCTATTAGTTACACAGTTGTCTACAATCTCCTTAACTTTCCTGCGGGTGTAGTCACTGTTTCCACAGTGACCGCAAAGGATGAGGAGGAACTCAAGCACTATAAGGGCTGTTATCAGGACATGTGGGACAAACTCTTCAAAGAG gCAGTGACTGGAGGCGAGGGTCTGCCTGTGGCGGTCCAGTGTGTTGCTCTGCCGTGGCAGGATGAGCTCTGCCTGCGCCTCATGAAGGAAGTGGAACAACTGGTCAAACAGAGCAAGAAGTAA
- the LOC113016804 gene encoding vitamin D3 hydroxylase-associated protein-like isoform X2 translates to MIYSPRTKTKTTQNTEPFIKRVKMDNWTAALLTGVACIVGYLVVRVKKINSLRQAEEKIQRARNRRDESLQRAEQAVLRYKQSHPTTDSAFILTLSLSELTQQLKEGSLTPEDVLYSYMEKTLAVNQKLNCCTEILLESLDQLTTVGSNKDGLLYGVPVSIKENLAFKNHDCSCGVIINLDQPAEKDSVLVQVLKKQGAIPFVKTNLPQGLLSCDCSNPIYGQTVNPHNPQKTSGGSTGGEGALIGGGGSLLGIGTDLGGSIRIPASFCGICGFKPTAGRLSSQGVCPTYRGQKSVLSSPGPMARDVDSLALCMQALLCDHMFSLDPTVPPLPFNMERYRTTKPLRIGCLENDGYMHPSPSMARGVREVKALLEQAGHTLVPYHPLKMDEIFPELMVKGFLADGGTSLLTKLKGGPEDPCLKGQFHRYRLPKWYKTIHSFLLKSKSPRVSANMRALCGVRSVPELWKQHAAVEDYIQETIAHWRSCNIDVLLCPVIGPAYNLFYCSKIPTAISYTVVYNLLNFPAGVVTVSTVTAKDEEELKHYKGCYQDMWDKLFKEAVTGGEGLPVAVQCVALPWQDELCLRLMKEVEQLVKQSKK, encoded by the exons ATGATTTACAGCCCCAGGACAAAGACGAAAACCACGCAGAACACTGAACCATTTATTAAGAGAGTGAAGATGGACAACTGGACAGCGGCTCTGCTCACTGGTGTTGCCTGCATTGTGGGATACCTGGTTGTGCGGGTGAAAAAGATCAACAGCCTCCGACAGGCAGAGGAAAAGATACAGAGAGCCAGAAACAGGAGAGATGAGAGCTTGCAGCGGGCAGAGCAGGCGGTGCTCCGGTACAAACAGTCG CATCCGACAACCGACTCTGCTTTCATCCTGACACTCTCCCTGTCTGAGCTGACACAGCAGCTAAAGGAAGGCTCACTTACCCCCGAGGATGTGCTTTACTCTTACATGGAAAAG ACTCTGGCTGTAAACCAAAAGCTGAACTGCTGCACTGAAATTTTGCTGGAGAGTTTGGACCAGCTGACAACTGTTGGCTCCAACAAGGATGGTCTCTTGTACGGAGTTCCAGTTAGCATTAAAGAAAATCTTGCATTTAAG AATCATGACTGTTCTTGTGGTGTGATCATTAACCTGGACCAGCCCGCTGAAAAGGACAGTGTGCTTGTTCAAGTCCTGAAGAAACAAGGAGCTATTCCCTTTGTGAAAACCAACTTGCCTCAAGGTCTTTTGAG CTGTGACTGCAGTAATCCTATTTACGGGCAGACTGTGAACCCTCATAACCCCCAGAAGACCTCTGGAGGTTCAACTGGTGGGGAGGGGGCTCTCATCGGGGGAGGGGGCTCCCTGCTTGGTATAGGCACTGATCTAGGTGGCAGTATCCGTATTCCTGCATCCTTCTGTGGAATCTGTGGTTTCAAACCAACAGCGGGTCGGCTCAG TTCACAGGGAGTTTGTCCAACTTATAGAGGGCAAAAGTCAG TGCTATCTTCACCTGGACCCATGGCAAGAGATGTGGACAGCCTGGCTCTGTGCATGCAGGCACTTCTTTGTGACCACATGTTTTCTTTGGACCCCACTGTTCCACCATTACCTTTTAACATGGAG AGATACAGAACCACCAAACCTCTAAGGATTGGTTGTTTGGAAAACGATGGCTACATGCATCCATCTCCAAGCATGGCCCGAGGCGTTAGAGAGGTGAAAGCTCTGTTAGAGCAAGCAGGACACACA TTGGTCCCTTACCATCCACTGAAGATGGATGAAATTTTCCCTGAACTAATGGTAAAGGGTTTTTTAGCAGATGGAGGTACCAGCCTGTTAACCAAAct GAAGGGGGGACCCGAGGACCCTTGTCTGAAGGGACAGTTTCATCGTTACCGTCTTCCTAAGTGGTATAAGACAATCCATTCATTTCTGCTCAAATCTAAG TCTCCTCGTGTCTCTGCCAACATGAGGGCTCTTTGTGGAGTTCG ATCTGTTCCTGAGCTGTGGAagcaacatgctgctgttgag GACTACATTCAAGAGACAATAGCACATTGGAGGAGCTGCAACATCGATGTACTGCTGTGCCCTGTGATTGGACCAGCCTACAACTTGTTTTACTGTAGCAAAATTCCAA cTGCTATTAGTTACACAGTTGTCTACAATCTCCTTAACTTTCCTGCGGGTGTAGTCACTGTTTCCACAGTGACCGCAAAGGATGAGGAGGAACTCAAGCACTATAAGGGCTGTTATCAGGACATGTGGGACAAACTCTTCAAAGAG gCAGTGACTGGAGGCGAGGGTCTGCCTGTGGCGGTCCAGTGTGTTGCTCTGCCGTGGCAGGATGAGCTCTGCCTGCGCCTCATGAAGGAAGTGGAACAACTGGTCAAACAGAGCAAGAAGTAA